The Victivallis lenta genome window below encodes:
- a CDS encoding RsmD family RNA methyltransferase — protein sequence MQIIGGCARNIVLNVPPGIGVRPTAGRARKALFDSLGGRLAGSCVLDLCAGSGALALEAASRGAVKAVLVESDPRHIRVIEENIERVRRTGVECEFDVIQASAGNVAAYIGRIPSPGVIFADPPYAQSAALFGEILGSPRLRERAAGALVVWEIPDAPGSVGEFLKQPLLADRRIRKFGGTDFLLGEVPV from the coding sequence ATGCAGATCATCGGCGGATGCGCGCGCAACATCGTCCTGAACGTGCCGCCCGGCATCGGAGTGCGGCCTACGGCCGGACGCGCCCGGAAAGCGCTTTTCGACAGTCTCGGCGGGCGGCTGGCCGGCAGCTGCGTGCTCGACCTTTGCGCCGGTTCGGGTGCGCTGGCGCTTGAGGCGGCGAGCCGCGGAGCCGTGAAGGCGGTGCTGGTCGAATCCGATCCGCGCCACATCCGTGTGATCGAGGAGAACATCGAACGAGTGCGGAGAACCGGGGTCGAGTGCGAATTCGACGTCATTCAGGCATCGGCCGGGAATGTCGCGGCATATATCGGCCGCATCCCCTCCCCCGGCGTCATTTTTGCCGACCCTCCATATGCGCAGTCAGCCGCGCTGTTCGGGGAGATTCTCGGCAGTCCGCGGCTGCGGGAGCGTGCCGCCGGAGCGCTGGTCGTCTGGGAGATTCCGGACGCGCCGGGCAGCGTCGGAGAGTTCCTGAAACAGCCGCTGCTCGCCGACCGGCGGATCCGCAAATTCGGCGGAACCGATTTTCTGCTCGGGGAGGTTCCGGTATGA
- a CDS encoding YifB family Mg chelatase-like AAA ATPase, with protein sequence MLAKTYSAAVVGIDAFPVEVEIHADRKGANSPSAVSIVGLPDAAVKESRDRVRSALQSSGCPLLQGTTVINLAPADLRKEGAAFDLPIALVMLAAAGEIDGAKLAGAAVVGELALDGTVRPVRGVLSIALRMREEKQVGALLVPAANAQEAALASGRIPVFPVGTLRDAADFFQGKPMLPCRTAVADGTAGDGNLPDFSEVKGQVMARRAMEIAAAGSHNVLMSGPPGTGKSLISSCLPGILPPMTLEETLETSRIHSVLGLLEPGKPLVNRRPFVAPHHTASDVGLIGGGKNPTPGEISRAHNGVLFLDELPEFKRNVLEVLRQPLETGSVSISRANGSCTFPAKFILIAAMNPCPCGRGDYELGCTCKPDEKRRYRKKISGPLLDRIDLHVEVRQLTQEELLKSPDGESSAAIRERVIAARRIQEERFRDRNFHANGQMTGRDLQKHCRIAPAGQLLLRQAIARFKLSPRAYDRILKVARTIADLAQSESIQESHLFEAIGYRGSERIDA encoded by the coding sequence ATGCTGGCGAAAACTTACTCGGCTGCGGTGGTCGGAATCGACGCCTTTCCGGTCGAAGTCGAAATTCATGCCGACCGGAAAGGCGCAAATTCCCCGTCGGCCGTGTCGATCGTCGGGTTGCCGGATGCGGCGGTCAAGGAGAGCCGGGACCGGGTCCGGTCGGCATTGCAGAGCTCGGGCTGTCCGCTGCTGCAGGGCACGACCGTGATCAATCTGGCTCCGGCCGATCTGCGCAAGGAGGGAGCGGCCTTCGACCTGCCCATCGCATTGGTCATGCTTGCGGCGGCCGGGGAGATCGACGGCGCAAAGCTCGCGGGCGCGGCAGTGGTCGGAGAACTCGCGCTGGACGGAACGGTCCGCCCGGTCCGCGGCGTTCTGTCCATCGCGCTGAGGATGCGGGAAGAAAAACAGGTCGGCGCGCTGCTCGTCCCCGCCGCCAATGCACAGGAAGCCGCGCTGGCCTCCGGCCGCATTCCGGTTTTTCCGGTCGGCACCCTTCGTGACGCGGCGGATTTTTTTCAGGGTAAACCGATGCTCCCCTGCCGGACTGCCGTGGCGGACGGCACGGCAGGCGACGGAAATCTGCCGGATTTCAGTGAAGTCAAAGGCCAGGTCATGGCCAGACGGGCCATGGAAATTGCGGCCGCCGGTTCACACAACGTCCTGATGAGCGGCCCGCCGGGAACCGGCAAGTCTCTCATTTCAAGCTGTCTGCCCGGTATTCTTCCGCCGATGACGCTTGAGGAGACACTTGAAACCAGCCGTATTCACAGCGTCCTCGGGTTGCTGGAGCCGGGCAAGCCGCTGGTCAACCGCCGCCCGTTCGTCGCTCCGCATCATACCGCCAGCGACGTGGGGTTGATCGGCGGCGGCAAGAATCCGACGCCGGGCGAGATCAGCCGGGCGCACAACGGAGTGCTGTTTCTGGATGAACTGCCGGAGTTCAAGCGCAATGTGCTTGAGGTCCTGCGCCAGCCGCTGGAAACCGGGAGCGTCTCCATCTCCCGCGCCAACGGCAGTTGTACCTTTCCGGCCAAATTCATTCTGATCGCGGCCATGAATCCGTGTCCCTGCGGCCGGGGAGACTACGAGCTCGGCTGCACCTGCAAGCCGGATGAGAAGCGGCGTTACCGCAAAAAGATCTCCGGACCGCTGCTCGACCGGATCGACCTTCATGTGGAGGTCCGCCAGCTGACGCAGGAGGAGCTGCTGAAGTCTCCGGACGGCGAGTCGTCAGCGGCGATCCGGGAACGGGTCATCGCGGCCCGCCGCATTCAGGAGGAGCGGTTCCGCGACCGGAATTTCCACGCCAACGGCCAGATGACCGGGCGGGACCTGCAGAAGCATTGCCGGATCGCGCCCGCCGGGCAGCTTCTGCTGCGCCAGGCGATCGCCCGCTTCAAGCTCAGCCCGCGCGCCTATGACCGTATCCTGAAGGTCGCCCGGACCATCGCCGATCTGGCGCAGTCCGAATCCATTCAGGAGAGTCACCTTTTCGAGGCGATCGGCTATCGCGGCAGCGAGCGTATCGACGCCTGA
- a CDS encoding LacI family DNA-binding transcriptional regulator, translated as MATIKEVAKLAGVSYQAVSAVLNGNLSKASPATRERIFLAAAKLNYRPNRSARSLVSGRSGMVGIVVQDIRSPYFADLTWELQRTADRNDLQTILMQSDWTDARMLHCICQLHSASADGIIFLGGVSRKALRQAGIPDAYPLIQLDDAVDTGYDSVGFDYRPGMDEAFRCLLENGHRRLAFVHDPVQQMKYDSYCESCRKYGVPLREFRYLSPTAAGEDAVISCGHAVAGAARELDAIIVASDYDATLLLQGMAERNIRIPRDLSLIAIDDTLLSRIGTPPFSAISLDRRELAETAFRRLLARIAKREDAAGHRAVPTALVRRQSVLRRDNAG; from the coding sequence ATGGCAACGATCAAAGAAGTGGCAAAGCTGGCGGGCGTTTCCTACCAGGCGGTTTCCGCGGTATTGAACGGCAATCTCTCGAAAGCGTCTCCGGCGACGCGGGAACGTATCTTTCTGGCGGCGGCGAAATTGAACTACCGGCCGAACCGCTCCGCCCGGAGTCTGGTCTCCGGCCGGAGCGGGATGGTCGGCATCGTCGTTCAGGATATCCGCTCGCCGTATTTCGCGGACCTCACCTGGGAGCTGCAGCGCACGGCGGACCGGAACGACCTGCAGACCATCCTGATGCAGTCCGACTGGACCGATGCGCGAATGCTCCACTGCATCTGCCAGCTCCACTCCGCTTCGGCCGACGGAATCATTTTCCTCGGCGGCGTCTCCCGGAAGGCGCTCCGGCAGGCTGGAATTCCCGACGCCTACCCGTTGATCCAGCTCGACGACGCGGTCGACACCGGTTACGACAGCGTCGGCTTCGATTACCGGCCGGGGATGGACGAAGCGTTCCGCTGCCTTCTTGAGAACGGCCACAGGCGGCTGGCCTTCGTCCACGACCCGGTTCAGCAGATGAAATACGACTCCTACTGCGAATCCTGCCGGAAGTACGGCGTGCCGCTGCGGGAGTTCCGTTACCTTTCTCCTACCGCCGCCGGAGAGGACGCCGTGATCAGCTGCGGCCATGCGGTCGCCGGAGCGGCGCGGGAGCTCGATGCGATCATCGTCGCCTCCGACTACGACGCAACGCTCCTTCTGCAGGGGATGGCCGAGCGGAACATCCGGATTCCCCGGGACCTTTCGCTTATCGCCATTGACGACACGCTGCTCAGCCGGATCGGCACGCCGCCGTTCAGTGCCATCTCGCTCGACCGCCGGGAACTGGCCGAGACGGCTTTCCGCCGCCTCCTGGCACGGATAGCGAAGCGGGAGGACGCCGCCGGTCACCGCGCCGTTCCGACGGCGCTGGTCCGAAGGCAGAGCGTTCTTCGCCGCGACAATGCCGGTTGA
- a CDS encoding glycerol-3-phosphate dehydrogenase, with translation MSIITIVGAGMMGSAMSGPAADNGHEIRLVGTPLDREIIDSVRETGFHPTLHQQLPAAVAAFQAEELDKALEGAELVIGGVSSFGVDWFAEHVLPLLRPGVPVLSVTKGLQDGPDGTLTPFPHLLAERLPEEKRGMIPFNAIGGPCICFELLERRHTMVYFCGADLAVLEKIRALLSTDYYHIQLTTDVMGVEGCVALKNAYAMGVSLAVGIADREVGEFDAAAAEALCTPGAPDRNPVYNPQAALFAQSCLEMRRIVSLAGGDGALAGELPGAGDLYVTIFGGRTRRLGMLLGRGIPFTEAQEILKGVTLEAVVIITRVARALRARGENPDYYPLLFHMDAILNDGAEVDLPWSKFGR, from the coding sequence ATGAGCATCATCACCATCGTCGGCGCCGGCATGATGGGGTCGGCCATGTCCGGTCCCGCCGCCGACAACGGCCACGAAATCCGGCTGGTCGGAACTCCGCTCGACCGCGAAATCATCGACTCCGTCCGGGAAACCGGCTTTCATCCCACGCTGCATCAGCAGCTGCCGGCGGCAGTCGCCGCATTTCAGGCCGAAGAACTCGACAAGGCGCTTGAAGGCGCGGAACTGGTCATCGGCGGAGTCAGCAGTTTCGGCGTCGACTGGTTCGCCGAACATGTCCTGCCGCTGCTGCGTCCCGGCGTCCCGGTGCTGTCGGTCACCAAAGGGCTGCAGGACGGGCCGGATGGAACGCTTACGCCGTTCCCGCACCTGCTCGCGGAACGGCTGCCGGAGGAGAAACGCGGAATGATCCCGTTCAACGCGATCGGCGGCCCCTGCATCTGCTTCGAACTGCTTGAGCGCCGTCACACCATGGTTTACTTCTGCGGCGCCGACCTTGCCGTGCTGGAAAAAATCCGTGCGCTGCTGTCCACGGACTACTATCACATTCAGCTTACGACCGACGTCATGGGCGTGGAAGGATGTGTCGCCCTGAAAAACGCCTATGCAATGGGAGTCTCGCTCGCAGTCGGAATCGCCGACCGCGAGGTCGGAGAATTCGACGCGGCGGCAGCCGAGGCGCTCTGCACGCCGGGTGCGCCGGACCGGAACCCGGTCTACAATCCGCAGGCCGCACTGTTCGCGCAGAGCTGCCTTGAGATGCGACGCATCGTGAGCCTTGCCGGCGGCGACGGCGCGCTGGCCGGAGAACTGCCGGGGGCAGGGGATCTGTACGTCACGATCTTCGGCGGCCGCACCCGCCGGCTCGGTATGCTTCTCGGGCGCGGCATTCCGTTCACGGAAGCGCAGGAGATATTGAAAGGGGTCACGCTTGAGGCGGTTGTGATCATCACGCGCGTGGCGCGGGCTTTGCGCGCCCGCGGTGAAAATCCCGATTATTATCCGCTTCTGTTCCATATGGACGCCATCCTGAACGACGGAGCCGAAGTCGATCTGCCGTGGAGCAAATTCGGCCGTTGA
- a CDS encoding glycerophosphodiester phosphodiesterase: MKRKKMLIAHRGLSATYPENTLPAFEQALRLDVDAIEFDVHMSRDGELVITHDDRIDRCSNGTGQVRDLTFEELRRLDFGSWKAPEFAGTRIPTLTEVLDLVEERRPGLYLCVELKEDDCVCARKVIRELERRNRLGNCSIISFQPGMLYFARGMNENVFPHGFIHESELGLPEKEGYLKLVRRVGVSRGELSGTFSAKLHALGIEVDSWAADNEEELRRMLDCDVDTITSNAPDRIIHLLKPQPYERKSI; encoded by the coding sequence ATGAAACGGAAAAAGATGCTGATCGCCCATCGCGGACTTTCCGCGACGTACCCGGAGAACACGCTTCCGGCCTTCGAGCAGGCGTTGCGGCTGGACGTCGACGCCATCGAATTCGACGTTCATATGTCGCGGGACGGCGAACTGGTCATCACGCACGACGACCGGATCGACCGCTGCAGCAACGGAACCGGACAGGTGCGGGATCTCACCTTCGAAGAGTTGCGCCGTCTCGATTTCGGCAGCTGGAAAGCGCCGGAATTCGCCGGAACGCGCATCCCGACGCTGACGGAAGTGCTCGATCTCGTCGAGGAGAGACGTCCCGGACTCTATCTCTGCGTCGAGCTGAAGGAGGACGACTGCGTCTGCGCCCGGAAGGTAATCCGGGAGCTCGAACGCCGGAACCGTCTCGGCAACTGCTCGATCATCAGCTTCCAGCCCGGCATGCTCTATTTCGCCAGAGGAATGAATGAGAATGTGTTCCCGCACGGTTTCATTCACGAATCGGAACTCGGGCTGCCGGAGAAGGAGGGGTATCTGAAACTGGTCCGGCGCGTCGGCGTGTCGCGCGGAGAACTCTCCGGAACCTTCTCGGCCAAACTGCACGCTCTCGGCATCGAAGTCGATTCCTGGGCCGCCGACAATGAGGAGGAGCTCCGCCGGATGCTCGACTGCGACGTCGACACGATCACTTCGAATGCGCCGGACCGGATCATTCATCTGTTGAAACCGCAACCATATGAAAGGAAATCCATATGA
- a CDS encoding DeoR/GlpR family DNA-binding transcription regulator codes for MRNEYEKTVLRLLAGRDFIATEEVAGLIGASPATARRLINRLAENRLLRRVHGGIRPLPPESNPSIPFGLREQWFSEEKRLLAAEALKLVRRDSVLFIHGGSTTACLGSGIESGSVITNSLRLAELLRERFPADDGPEVIVPGGTLDRKAGILTGTRAERAIGCYHADAVFFSARGLDAEGVLDTSDATAGVARAMIEHARLAVMLADHSKFSGDGMARMVFWSQVDVLVTADRTENRPLLDTIRRQGVKVITVPAAE; via the coding sequence ATGCGGAACGAATACGAAAAAACGGTTCTCCGGCTTCTGGCCGGGCGGGATTTCATCGCGACGGAGGAGGTCGCCGGCCTGATCGGCGCAAGTCCTGCGACGGCGCGCCGGCTCATCAACCGCCTGGCCGAGAACCGGCTTCTGCGGCGGGTGCACGGCGGAATCCGGCCGCTGCCGCCCGAATCGAACCCGTCGATTCCGTTCGGATTGCGGGAACAGTGGTTCAGCGAAGAGAAGCGCCTGCTCGCGGCGGAGGCGTTGAAGCTGGTCCGCCGCGACAGCGTGCTGTTCATCCACGGCGGCTCGACGACGGCCTGTCTCGGCAGCGGCATCGAGAGCGGCAGCGTGATCACAAACTCCCTCCGCCTCGCGGAGCTGCTGCGGGAGCGTTTTCCGGCCGACGACGGGCCGGAGGTCATTGTTCCGGGCGGCACGCTCGACCGCAAAGCCGGCATCCTGACCGGAACGCGCGCCGAACGGGCGATCGGCTGCTACCATGCCGACGCGGTATTCTTTTCGGCGCGCGGCCTCGACGCCGAAGGCGTACTCGACACAAGCGACGCCACCGCAGGGGTCGCCCGGGCGATGATTGAGCACGCCCGGCTCGCCGTCATGCTGGCCGACCACAGCAAATTCAGCGGTGACGGCATGGCCCGGATGGTGTTCTGGAGTCAGGTCGATGTCCTCGTGACGGCGGACCGGACCGAAAACCGCCCGCTGCTCGACACCATTCGGCGGCAGGGGGTCAAAGTTATCACAGTTCCCGCTGCGGAATGA
- a CDS encoding ROK family protein — MNEMNGTGIRLRELNFELLKAVLKVYPGGVTKQFLAEKTGLSLATCGTLVTELVKTGEVLESARSASGGGRPPRLYTYNNTYAMSALLHPAVENGVRILTCCVADAAGRIIWRESHSPGVIDFGTLAGALATAAERFPVRAAAVSFPGPVRNGLPASRELPELDGQNLTGRLQERFGFAVCLDNDMNFAAAGYYNRFVRHAEKSLCYLSFPPGRYPGGGIIVDGRLTRGFSGFAGEVSFLSFGISRGQQALRLANRNGLIGQIVDTLAALAAVVNPEIVVLAGELPEESMREPVMKLSRELIPAEHLPALVFRGDPLDDCLFGMSLAAQELLAPPVRLVRRR, encoded by the coding sequence ATGAATGAAATGAACGGTACCGGAATTCGTCTGCGGGAGTTGAATTTCGAGCTGCTGAAAGCTGTGCTGAAAGTATATCCGGGCGGAGTCACCAAGCAGTTTCTGGCCGAGAAAACCGGCCTGAGCCTCGCCACCTGCGGAACACTGGTGACGGAACTGGTAAAGACCGGCGAAGTGCTAGAGTCGGCTCGTTCCGCCTCCGGCGGCGGGCGCCCTCCCCGGCTCTATACCTACAATAATACCTATGCCATGAGCGCCCTGCTTCATCCGGCAGTCGAAAACGGCGTCCGCATACTGACCTGCTGTGTGGCGGATGCGGCGGGTCGGATCATCTGGCGCGAATCGCATTCGCCGGGAGTGATCGATTTCGGGACGCTTGCCGGAGCGCTCGCCACGGCGGCAGAACGCTTTCCGGTCCGGGCGGCTGCCGTGTCGTTTCCGGGCCCGGTCCGGAACGGCCTCCCCGCTTCCCGCGAACTGCCGGAGCTCGACGGACAAAATTTAACCGGACGGCTGCAGGAACGTTTCGGGTTCGCGGTCTGTCTCGACAATGACATGAATTTTGCCGCCGCCGGTTATTACAACCGGTTCGTCCGCCATGCGGAGAAATCCCTCTGCTACCTTTCATTCCCGCCCGGACGTTATCCGGGCGGCGGGATCATCGTCGACGGGAGGCTGACCCGGGGCTTCTCCGGATTCGCCGGAGAAGTCTCGTTTCTTTCCTTCGGCATCAGCCGGGGACAGCAGGCGCTGAGGCTGGCGAACCGCAACGGCCTGATCGGTCAGATTGTCGATACGCTGGCGGCGCTCGCGGCCGTGGTGAATCCGGAGATTGTCGTGCTGGCCGGAGAACTTCCGGAGGAATCGATGCGCGAACCGGTCATGAAGCTGAGCCGAGAGCTCATTCCGGCGGAACATCTTCCCGCTCTGGTGTTTCGCGGCGATCCGCTCGACGACTGTCTGTTCGGCATGTCGCTGGCCGCCCAGGAGCTGCTCGCCCCGCCCGTGCGGCTGGTCCGGCGGCGCTGA
- a CDS encoding ROK family transcriptional regulator yields the protein MASSSEKLLLLLLRQGSCSRADLAKSMYLSRPAVSSLVDGLIRQGILRESGCGVSSGGKPPILLTLEPDRFASIGIDIGHESLLRGVLCNAAGTPVVTREITHDNRFETILEQAARLVGELKDAAAAPVCGVGAAIAGQIDHASNEIVYCANFPLKRRNFAGLLSERTSLPVLLENRARTAALWEYYFGAAGRTEDFIFISAERGIGTAIYLGGRLLQGRSGAAGEIRTLCVPSPDGCSLLPIEQAMSEKFLLEYAGGNPDAASLAEAWKRREPGAVTAIGYLSDATAYVITFLTMLLDPAQIVLGGRFRDLGTEFAAGLEARLAVEPVRPLAITISESGRIGAALGAALKVIIENINKETA from the coding sequence ATGGCGTCTTCTTCCGAAAAGCTTCTGCTTCTGCTGCTCCGGCAGGGTTCGTGTTCGCGGGCCGATCTGGCCAAGAGCATGTACCTGAGCCGTCCGGCGGTGTCGTCGCTGGTGGACGGGCTGATCCGGCAGGGGATTCTGCGGGAATCAGGATGCGGCGTGTCGAGCGGCGGCAAGCCGCCGATTCTGCTGACGCTCGAACCGGACCGGTTTGCGAGCATCGGAATCGACATCGGCCACGAGTCTCTGCTGCGCGGCGTTCTCTGCAATGCGGCCGGGACTCCGGTCGTAACCCGGGAGATTACACACGACAACCGTTTCGAAACCATTCTTGAACAGGCGGCCCGGCTGGTCGGAGAGCTGAAGGACGCGGCCGCGGCTCCGGTCTGCGGCGTCGGCGCCGCCATAGCCGGGCAGATCGACCATGCGTCGAACGAGATCGTTTATTGCGCGAACTTCCCGCTGAAACGGCGGAATTTCGCCGGTCTGCTCTCCGAACGGACCTCGCTGCCGGTTCTGCTGGAAAACCGGGCGCGCACCGCCGCTTTATGGGAATACTATTTCGGCGCGGCCGGACGGACGGAGGACTTCATCTTCATCTCGGCCGAGCGAGGCATCGGCACTGCCATCTACCTGGGAGGACGGCTGCTGCAGGGGCGCTCCGGTGCGGCGGGGGAAATCCGCACGTTGTGCGTCCCCTCCCCCGACGGGTGTTCCCTGCTGCCGATCGAACAGGCGATGAGCGAAAAGTTTCTGCTTGAATATGCGGGCGGCAATCCCGATGCGGCTTCGCTGGCCGAAGCATGGAAACGGCGCGAGCCGGGTGCGGTGACGGCGATCGGCTATCTGTCGGATGCAACGGCTTATGTCATCACGTTCCTGACCATGCTGCTTGATCCGGCCCAGATCGTGCTCGGCGGCCGTTTCCGCGACCTCGGAACCGAATTTGCGGCCGGACTGGAAGCGCGTCTCGCCGTGGAACCGGTCCGTCCTCTGGCGATCACAATCTCCGAAAGCGGCCGCATCGGAGCTGCGCTCGGGGCGGCGCTGAAGGTCATCATCGAGAACATCAATAAGGAGACGGCGTAG
- a CDS encoding SDR family oxidoreductase has translation MKVDLTGKVAVVTGGGGILCSVMAKSLAASGAKVAILDLKEEAAAKVADEIVAAGGRAVGVAANVLDIESLKKAEAAVKAAFGDCDILVNGAGGNNPKGTTSKEYLFPEDLKNQVEGLKTFFDLDPAGVGFVFNLNFLGTLLPTQVFCRAMAEKGCGSIVNVSSMNAFTPLTKIPAYSGAKAAVSNFTQWLAVHFSKVGIRVNAIAPGFFLTEQNRTLLTNPDGSLTARGNTILAHTPMGRFGTPEDLTGALLFLVDDSASSFINGVVLPVDGAFSAFSGV, from the coding sequence ATGAAAGTCGATTTAACCGGAAAAGTGGCCGTCGTCACCGGCGGCGGCGGGATCCTGTGCAGCGTCATGGCGAAGTCCCTGGCGGCGAGCGGCGCAAAGGTCGCAATTCTCGATCTGAAGGAAGAGGCGGCCGCGAAGGTCGCCGACGAGATCGTCGCGGCGGGCGGCCGGGCGGTCGGCGTCGCTGCGAACGTGCTCGACATCGAGAGCCTGAAAAAAGCCGAAGCGGCAGTCAAGGCGGCGTTCGGCGACTGCGACATTCTGGTCAACGGCGCGGGCGGCAACAATCCGAAGGGGACCACGAGCAAAGAGTATCTGTTTCCCGAGGATCTGAAGAATCAGGTCGAGGGGCTCAAGACCTTCTTCGATCTCGACCCGGCCGGCGTCGGTTTCGTCTTCAATCTGAATTTCCTCGGCACGCTGCTGCCGACGCAGGTTTTCTGCCGCGCCATGGCGGAAAAGGGATGCGGCAGCATCGTCAATGTTTCGAGCATGAATGCGTTTACGCCGCTCACGAAGATTCCGGCCTACTCGGGCGCCAAGGCGGCGGTCAGCAACTTCACACAGTGGCTGGCGGTTCACTTTTCGAAGGTCGGCATCCGCGTGAACGCGATCGCTCCGGGCTTCTTCCTGACCGAGCAGAACCGCACGCTGCTGACCAATCCGGACGGCAGCCTGACGGCGCGCGGCAACACGATTCTTGCGCATACGCCGATGGGGCGTTTCGGCACGCCGGAGGATCTTACGGGGGCGCTGCTTTTCCTCGTGGACGACTCGGCTTCGTCCTTCATCAACGGCGTGGTGCTGCCGGTCGACGGCGCGTTCTCCGCCTTTTCGGGAGTCTAG
- the uxuA gene encoding mannonate dehydratase: protein MPYNMEQTFRWYGPKDPVPLAFVRQTGATGVVSSLHHIPYGEVWTVEEIEKHKKLIEDAGLTWSVVESLPVHEDIKTRSGRCEEYIENYKISLENLGKCGIRVITYNFMPVLDWIRTDLAYRLPDGSEALYFNQAQFAAFEIFILKRKGAEKEYTPEKVAEAKAFHESLSPEALEKFTTGLIDNFPGFKGVTLEDVRAMLKKYETLTRSDLESNLKHFLSEVCPVAEKAGCIMVIHPDDPPYSILGLPRIFSTIDDVKSLLAMVDSPANGVCFCAGSFSGRLDNNVVEMFKACADRVGFIHLRSTAHDGKGNFYEANHLEGVVDMYGLVKAIIEEQMRRKKAGRADWRIPFRPDHGHTMLDDLAKPPCPNPGYTAIGRLKGLAEIRGLEHGILKSMGV from the coding sequence ATGCCGTACAATATGGAACAGACTTTTCGCTGGTACGGGCCGAAGGACCCGGTTCCGCTCGCTTTCGTCCGCCAGACCGGCGCGACGGGCGTGGTCAGCTCACTGCACCACATTCCGTACGGCGAAGTGTGGACGGTCGAGGAGATCGAGAAGCACAAGAAGCTGATCGAAGACGCCGGGCTCACCTGGAGCGTCGTCGAGAGCCTGCCCGTGCATGAGGACATCAAGACCCGCAGCGGCCGTTGCGAAGAGTACATCGAAAACTACAAGATTTCGCTGGAAAATCTCGGCAAGTGCGGCATCCGCGTCATCACCTACAACTTCATGCCGGTGCTGGACTGGATCCGCACCGACCTCGCCTACCGGCTGCCGGACGGCTCCGAGGCGCTGTACTTCAACCAGGCGCAGTTTGCGGCGTTCGAAATCTTCATCCTGAAGCGCAAGGGCGCCGAAAAGGAGTATACGCCGGAAAAGGTCGCCGAAGCGAAGGCGTTCCATGAGAGCCTGAGCCCGGAAGCGCTCGAAAAGTTCACGACCGGCCTCATCGACAACTTCCCCGGTTTCAAAGGCGTTACGCTCGAAGACGTCCGCGCGATGCTGAAGAAGTACGAAACGCTCACGCGCTCCGATCTTGAGTCGAACCTGAAGCACTTCCTCTCCGAAGTGTGCCCGGTCGCCGAAAAGGCCGGCTGCATCATGGTCATCCACCCGGACGACCCGCCGTACTCGATCCTCGGGCTGCCGCGCATTTTCAGCACCATCGACGATGTGAAGAGCCTGCTCGCCATGGTCGATTCCCCGGCCAACGGCGTCTGTTTCTGCGCCGGCAGCTTCAGCGGGCGTCTCGACAACAACGTGGTCGAGATGTTCAAGGCCTGCGCCGACCGGGTCGGCTTCATCCATCTGCGCAGCACCGCCCATGACGGAAAAGGCAACTTCTACGAAGCCAACCATCTCGAAGGCGTTGTCGATATGTATGGCCTGGTGAAGGCGATCATCGAAGAGCAGATGCGCCGCAAGAAGGCCGGACGCGCCGACTGGCGCATTCCGTTCCGGCCCGATCACGGCCATACGATGCTCGACGATCTGGCCAAGCCCCCCTGCCCGAATCCCGGCTACACCGCGATCGGCCGCCTGAAGGGACTGGCGGAAATTCGCGGACTCGAGCATGGAATCCTCAAATCCATGGGAGTCTGA